A window of Roseburia hominis A2-183 genomic DNA:
GACGGATACGGCATCAATCTGGTGCCGCTCGCCAGACTTGCCATGAGCAGATACGACAAGGATCCCTGCACCTGCTTTAAGCTGGATTACCGGGAGGATGAGTACGATGTGCGTGACGCCATGCTGGATGAGAAAATGCACAAGGCGATTACGGTGATCCAGTTCAAGCTGGAGGGACAGATGATCATGCGTCACCCGGAGTTCGGGATGGATGAGCGGCTTTTGCTGGACAAGATCAATATCGAAAAAGGAACGGTGTGTGTGGAGGGGAAGGAATACCCGATGAAGGATCTGAACTTCCCGACGATCGACTGGAAGCATCCGTATGAACTGTCATCGGAGGAGGAGGACGTCATGGAGCGGATCACGCAGGCGTTCTTGAACTGTGAAAAATTACAGCGTCACGTCCGTTTTCTGTTCACACAGGGCAGCCTGTACAAGGTCTACAACGGGAACCTGCTCTACCACGGCTGTGTGCCGATGAACGAGGACGGAACCTTTACCAGAGTAAATGTGTACGGAAAAGAATATTCCGGCAAGGCGCTCTACGATGTGCTGGAGAATTACGCGAGAAAAGGGTACTACGCGATTGATCCCGGGGAGAAGAAAAAGGGGCTGGATATCTTGTGGTTTATCTGGGAAAACCAGAATTCCCCGGTGTTCGGAAAAGCAAAAATGACGACGTTTGAGCGCTATTTTATCGCGGACACAGCGACGCACCAGGAGCCGAAGAACCCGTACTACCGCCTGCTGGAGGAGGAAGAGGTGGTCAACCGCATCCTCTCGGAATTCGGGCTTGAGGGCGCGGAGGCACATATCATCAACGGCCATATTCCGGTGGAGGCGAAGCGGGGAGAGTCCCCGGTAAAATGCGGCGGGAAGCTGCTCATTATTGACGGCGGATTCTCCAAGGCCTACCAGCCGAAGACGGGGATTGCGGGATATACGCTGATCTATAATTCCTACGGTCTGGTGCTTGCGGCGCATGAACCGTTTGAGTCGGTCGAAAAGGCGGTGCAGGACGGAAGCGATATCGCGTCGCATACGATTCTGGTGCAGCATGTCGTGCGACGCAAGCTGGTGGCGGATACGGACATTGGAAGGGAGCTGCGCGCTTCGATCCGTGATCTGGAGGCGCTGCTGCAGGCATACCGGGACGGCATCCTGGTGGAGAAGATTTAAATGAAAAGCCTAATCCCCCAGCTATGCTGGGGAGAATGGAATAGTTGGAAACGGTGAGGATAAAAAAGAAAAACCTCCTGTGGTATATTGAGAATGGTGTCGCAAGCCAAACTCAACACAGGAGGTGGTCCAAGTGGACAATAAAAGCATATCACACACTAGATGGAAATGCCAATATCACATCGTTTTCATTCCAAAATATCGGAAAAAGGTATTGTATGGGAAGGTAAGGGAGGATGTACGTGAAATCTTAAATACACTATGCAAATATAAAAATGTAGAAATAATTGCAGGAGCAGTTTGTGCAGATCACGTGCATTTAAGTGTCGCAATACCACCGAAATTAAGTGTCTCAGATTTTATGGGATATTTAAAGGGTAAAAGCACCCTAATGCTATACGATCGTCACCCAGAGTTGCAGAGTAAGTGGGATAAAGCATTTTGGGCAAGAGGATATTATGTGGAAACAATCGGTAATATCACAGACGAGGCAGTACAGAAGTATATAAAAGAACAAGCAGAAGAATCAAGAAAAGAAGATTCAAGAAGTACCGCTTTATAGCGGACCAGTAAAAATGCTTGTGACACCGCCCTTTGGGGCGAGCAGTAACATAGCCCTTTGGAGGGCTTATAGCAAACCACCAGTTGAACTGGTGGTTGCTGACTTAGAAAGATAGAAGGAAGCAGGAAAAGAATATGTATATCGGAAATCATCTCTCGGCGTCAAAGGGCTATGCGGCGATGGGGCGGATGGCAGTGAAGCTGGGAGCAAATACATTTGCATTTTTTACAAGAAATCCGAGAGGCGGTGCGGCAAAAGCGATTGATCCGGCGGATGTGGAAAAGCTGCTGGAACTGATGCGGGAGCAGCAATTTGGAAAACTGGTGGCGCATGCACCTTACACGATGAATCTGTGCGCGGCGAAGGAGGATATCCGCAAGTTTTCTAAGGAGATGATCGCGGACGATCTGCGCCGGATGGAGTACACGCCGGGGAATTACTACAATTTTCACCCGGGTTCCCATGTCGGACAGGGGGCGGATGCCGGAATCGAATGGATTGCGGAGGCACTTAACGAGGTGCTCACGCCGGAGCAGACGACGACGGTTCTGCTCGAGACGATGGCGGGAAAAGGCAGTGAGGTGGGCAGAAGCTTTGAGGAACTGCGCGCGATTATTGACCGTGTAGAGCTGTCCGATAAGCTTGGCATCTGTCTGGATACCTGTCATGTCTGGGATGCTGGATATGATATTGCGGGAGATCTGGATGGTGTCCTGGAGGAATTTGACCATGTGATCGGTCTGAACCGCCTGTGCGCGGTACATTTTAACGACAGCATGAACGACCGCGGTTCGCACAAAGACCGCCATGCCTGCATCGGCGAGGGAAAGATCGGGCTGGATGCGATGCGGCGTGTGGCGACGCATCCGCTGCTTTCG
This region includes:
- a CDS encoding fructose-bisphosphatase class III; protein product: MEKYMETDLRYLKSLANQYPTVAAAATEIINLQAILSLPKGTEHFITDIHGEYDQFQHVIRNGSGAIKRKIEEEFGNAISAGEKKVIATLIYYPEQKLEQVLKTEENMEDWYKVSLYRLIRICKSASSKYTRSKVRKALPKDFAYVIEELLTGRPDVSDQEAYYNEIIRSVIRTGRAPELVIAFCNLIRRLVVDHLHVVGDIFDRGPYPNLIMDTLMQHHSVDIQWGNHDIYWMGAAAGSRPCICNAIRISAKYGNLNLLEDGYGINLVPLARLAMSRYDKDPCTCFKLDYREDEYDVRDAMLDEKMHKAITVIQFKLEGQMIMRHPEFGMDERLLLDKINIEKGTVCVEGKEYPMKDLNFPTIDWKHPYELSSEEEDVMERITQAFLNCEKLQRHVRFLFTQGSLYKVYNGNLLYHGCVPMNEDGTFTRVNVYGKEYSGKALYDVLENYARKGYYAIDPGEKKKGLDILWFIWENQNSPVFGKAKMTTFERYFIADTATHQEPKNPYYRLLEEEEVVNRILSEFGLEGAEAHIINGHIPVEAKRGESPVKCGGKLLIIDGGFSKAYQPKTGIAGYTLIYNSYGLVLAAHEPFESVEKAVQDGSDIASHTILVQHVVRRKLVADTDIGRELRASIRDLEALLQAYRDGILVEKI
- the tnpA gene encoding IS200/IS605 family transposase → MDNKSISHTRWKCQYHIVFIPKYRKKVLYGKVREDVREILNTLCKYKNVEIIAGAVCADHVHLSVAIPPKLSVSDFMGYLKGKSTLMLYDRHPELQSKWDKAFWARGYYVETIGNITDEAVQKYIKEQAEESRKEDSRSTAL
- a CDS encoding deoxyribonuclease IV, yielding MYIGNHLSASKGYAAMGRMAVKLGANTFAFFTRNPRGGAAKAIDPADVEKLLELMREQQFGKLVAHAPYTMNLCAAKEDIRKFSKEMIADDLRRMEYTPGNYYNFHPGSHVGQGADAGIEWIAEALNEVLTPEQTTTVLLETMAGKGSEVGRSFEELRAIIDRVELSDKLGICLDTCHVWDAGYDIAGDLDGVLEEFDHVIGLNRLCAVHFNDSMNDRGSHKDRHACIGEGKIGLDAMRRVATHPLLSDKPFILETPNDDEGYRREIALFREWRE